One genomic segment of Phalacrocorax carbo chromosome Z, bPhaCar2.1, whole genome shotgun sequence includes these proteins:
- the LOC135310588 gene encoding interleukin-31 receptor subunit alpha-like: MKSSLLAAIFLFATDSCSCRNRDLPFCQQLPDWDNELVCYTELNEDLTCTWLPAPSAPNTINYTLFLKWDRIRKLFQRHTSSSSITIERKDIYINRSASIWIAVNYAHDSCVKGKNISITPSKAGKCLTPSNINAHQITNQLIIKWDLPATPTPYKLRYREALAESTRWTLVPVGSNAVNVTISNLNAMSSYIVQLRCIDKDGLRCVCVWSKEMLVPHKLINKPRISYNATTETSPGRRSVLLKWEVTQSENILGYYVNVERIPNSCRDSPSRIFLNHRKVLLNLSMAYYRVNISAYNKAGESPQAIYVVPDSSATDLPGQIHVKHHGTNAVVTWTPEYNPKCFVVDWGTGKADMRMKIVTTATGNFTLDNFQPYKLYKIMVHASDVCHCESFTRHEKTFGVTHFYSVEGVPRTGPANVTILNITKHSALVKWTKIAAEDCLGFLQGYRIIYTDSSMKKSLAVTLNSSTTSYHLTRLKGKTVYHVQISGFTNAGEGPPTPSQPFSTPKYDEGEFEGFVTGLCFSMMFFLVFAPLICSLVLKRLKISCWPSVPSPRNSNALQDMANSKTVSRSLLQALSDNDTTSLYVVEHESKAPLKLDLLTDGGKESKCDICQSEEPSNNTDISLRHEEITEKAVTNTEEGVISITVPLLSDYTSMEFSQKALMSLTVKLPARAAAGPHLEMELSNKPAQTGHKVLFAPQDYLKQSQVVFLPSGPTLMGQANSK; encoded by the exons ATGAAGAGCTCTCTGCTGGCAGCTATCTTTTTGTTTGCGACAG ATTCCTGCAGCTGCCGGAACAGGGACTTGCCATtttgccagcagctcccag ACTGGGACAATGAATTGGTATGCTACACAGAATTAAATGAGGATCTAACCTGTACctggctgccagcacccagTGCTCCGAATACGATTAACTATACCCTATTCTTAAAATG GGACAGAATACGAAAACTTTTTCAACGACACACATCATCATCTTCCATCACGATAGAACGAAAGGATATCTACATAAACCGCTCTGCATCTATTTGGATAGCAGTGAATTACGCCCATGACAGCTGTGTGAAAGGAAAGAACATCTCGATTACACCGAGCAAAGCAG GGAAGTGCTTGACACCATCTAACATAAATGCTCATCAGATCACAAACCAATTGATAATAAAGTGGGACCTGCCTGCAACTCCTACACCATATAAGCTGAGATACAGAGAGGCACTCGCAGAATCCACGCGGTGGACACTG GTGCCTGTAGGAAGCAATGCTGTCAATGTCAccatttcaaatttaaatgctaTGTCTTCATACATTGTTCAGCTCAGATGCATAGACAAGGATGGGCTCCGCTGTGTTTGTGTTTGGAGTAAAGAGATGTTGGTTCCTCACA AACTCATCAACAAGCCAAGAATATCATATAATGCAACTACAGAAACGTCTCCAGGCAGAAGAAGTGTCCTTCTGAAGTGGGAG GTAACACAAAGTGAGAACATCCTTGGATATTATGTTAATGTGGAAAGAATACCCAACAGTTGCAGGGATTCACCAAGTCGTATCTTTCTAAATCACAGAAAAGTTCTTCTAAATCTCTCCATGGCTTATTATAGAGTTAATATTTCTGCCTACAACAAAGCAGGAGAATCTCCACAAGCCATCTACGTTGTCCCAGACTCCTCTGCAACAG ACTTGCCCGGCCAAATCCATGTCAAACACCACGGAACTAATGCAGTAGTCACCTGGACTCCAGAATACAATCCAAAATGTTTTGTGGTTGACTGGGGCACTGGTAAAGCGGATATGCGCATGAAAATAGTAACTACAGCTACTGGAAATTTCACGCTAG acAATTTTCAGCCATATAAGTTGTACAAAATAATGGTACATGCATCTGATGTGTGTCACTGTGAAAGTTTCACAAGACATGAAAAGACTTTTGGAGTGACCCACTTTTACTCAGTTGAAGGAG TTCCTAGGACAGGTCCTGCTAATGTGACAATCCTGAATATCACAAAGCATTCTGCACTTGTGAAGTGGACCAAAATAGCTGCTGAAGACTGTTTGGGCTTTCTCCAGGGATACAGGATCATCTACACAGATTCATCAATGAAAAAGTCTCTGG CTGTTACTCTCAATTCTTCTACCACAAGTTACCATCTGACCAGACTGAAGGGAAAAACCGTATACCATGTGCAGATTTCAGGATTCACTAACGCTGGCGAAGGACCTCCAACTCCTTCACAACCTTTCAGCACTCCAAAATACG ATGAAGGAGAATTTGAAGGTTTTGTGACTGGCCTTTGCTTCAGCATGAtgttctttctggtttttgcacCTCTCATTTGTTCTTTGGTGCTTAAAAG GCTGAAAATATCATGCTGGCCCAGTGTACCAAGTCCAAGAAACAGCAATGCGCTCCAAGATATGGCAA AT agtaAAACTGTTTCAAGGTCATTGCTTCAGGCCCTGTCAGACAACGATACCACCAGCCTGTATGTTGTAGAGCATGAGTCAAAGGCTCCTCTGAAGCTAGACCTCCTTACAGATGGTGGAAAAGAGAGCAAGTGTGACATTTGCCAGTCAGAAGAACCTAGCAATAACACAGACATAAGCCTAAGGCATGAAGAAATCACTGAAAAAGCAGTTACAAATACAGAAGAAGGAGTAATTTCCATTACAGTACCACTCTTGAGTGACTACACCAGCATGGAGTTCAGCCAGAAAGCCCTCATGAGTCTGACAGTGAagctgcctgcaagagcagctgCTGGTCCTCATCTGGAAATGGAACTAAGCAATAAGCCAGCACAAACTGGGCATAAGGTTTTGTTTGCTCCCCAAGACTATCTCAAACAAAGCCAGGTAGTATTTTTACCATCTGGACCAACTTTGATGGGACAAGCCAATTCAAAATGA